A genomic segment from Garra rufa chromosome 5, GarRuf1.0, whole genome shotgun sequence encodes:
- the LOC141335185 gene encoding uncharacterized protein gives MYPRTSVQKEASQKMEIKSTESAYLSTSNGKYVCMQRAKRTLQLVSENRQGQGPEVKVYHISYNGRPCMAFCFEVDNKSVFPVVTEKEEVESRVLSLDKPITPGILDKSFLFKWGERDCCGAWRSLNSVAEPSKFLSVEEHGKVIIKTHPDPGFKILDKERDTANKELQRNARTDKIQKSMTTQYRKNTLQKRPSCCERSVAPTKRLYCPQRGVKRMKNQ, from the exons ATGTATCCACGAACCAG TGTCCAGAAAGAAGCTTCCCAAAAAATGGAAATCAAGTCCACTGAATCAGCATACCTGTCAACCAGTAATGGAAAGTATGTGTGCATGCAAAGGGCTAAAAGAACTCTTCAGCTGGTCTCAGAAAATCGACAGGGACAAGGCCCTGAAG TCAAGGTGTATCATATTTCGTATAATGGACGGCCATGCATGGCTTTTTGCTTTGAGGTGGATAATAAGTCCGTTTTCCCTGTTGTTACTGAAAAAGAAGAGGTCGAATCTAGG GTTTTATCCCTAGACAAGCCGATCACGCCAGGAATCTTAGACAAAAGTTTCTTGTTTAAATGGGGTGAGCGAGACTGTTGTGGAGCCTGGAGGAGTTTGAATTCAGTGGCTGAACCCAGCAAGTTCTTGTCTGTTGAAGAACATGGCAAAGTGATCATCAAAACACACCCGGATCCAGGTTTTAAAATCTTAGATAAGGAAAGAG acacAGCAAATAAGGAGCTACAGAGGAATGCTAGAACAGACAAAATCCAAAAGAGCATGACAACTCAGTACAGAAAAAACACCTTGCAAAAACGGCCTTCTTGTTGCGAGAGATCAGTGGCACCCACTAAGCGACTGTACTGCCCTCAGAG